The Panicum virgatum strain AP13 chromosome 3N, P.virgatum_v5, whole genome shotgun sequence genome includes the window ATTAGCTATCTGCATTAGCAATTGAATTCATATTATTTTCTTTTAGTCAGCAACTGAATTAGTTAGCTTCTCGTTTACAATAAATATGTGCTGTAGAATATTCTGAAGAACAGCATGCGACATCCTTACATGGTTTGCAAGAGACGTTCCACTTAAAATTGCCGCTTCTATGCTTGAACCTGTAAGCCAGTCACCACAAATGCCTGCTCGTCCAAGTGGATCAAATATGCATGGTACTCCTGGAGTGTTCATGGGCAGAGCTGCACCCCTGTGATCTCTACATTAGTTTGTCCTTGTGTTTCAACTTAACGGAGAAGAAGAGATGGAAGGAATGGATTTGTTATACCACAACTGCACTCTTGTGTAAATTGGTTGCTGAAAAGATCCTTTGGCTAACCCCAAAGCATGTTCTACTCCTCCAAGCATGTCTTCCTTAACCTTTTCTGCTGTGACTTTTGGGATATTTTCCTGAAATCAACAATTTAATCCATTAGAGATCTCAGAAAATATAAAGCTCAAACAGACTTGGAATCTCTATTGTTCAATCTGTTTGTCTgtcaagtaattaaaatattGGGTGGTGTAACCAAATCATatgtgttggagtatattgagctcatgtgtatagaggcccatctagaggcccatgtataggttctatatatacccacccatctagggttggaggaatacaacaactattctctccatcatggtatcattagcctacgGTTAGGGTTTCTttctttcctctctctccctcccacccacgcagcccgcagccgccgccggccatggccggccggccgccggcgccgccggccccctcccttcccctctcctccttccctcctctccctccctcctcctctgctccgggCGAAGGGGCCACTGCGCCGGGCGCGCTGGCCCCTTTCctcccctgctgctgccgcgctcGGGGCTCGGGGAGGCCCGCGGCCGCCCTACGTTGCCGTCGCGATGACTgcagcggccggcgcgggtCCTCCCGGCGCAGGCGCTGCCGCGGGCAGCCCTGCAGCCGCTGGCACGGGCCATCCCGCTCCGATCCGTCCTGCGGCAGCCGCCTTGGCCGCCCCGGCGGGTCCTGGCGCCGCCTCAGCCGCgtaggggccgccgccgccgcacaagCAGGGCCtgcggccgccgcagccgcccagaccccgccgccgccgccccccaggACGTTcctggcgcgggcgcgggtgcgggCAGGTCTTCTGACGCCGCTCAGGCCgaagccgctgccgctgctgccgccgtcgccgccctccaTGCCGCGATCGCTGCCGGCAAGcagcccgcagccgccgcggccgccgatcCCATGTGGCTCGAGCTCGGGATGCCTCCCATGgatgcgccgctctccgccacAGCCTTCCGTGgtcagcaggccgacgccgctctcgctacggcactcctcgccgccaagtcggaggcttcggcggcccaagagcgggtccgcgtggcagccctcgcctgggagcgcgagcgcgccacggccgatgCCCTCGCTCTCCCGGTCGCCGAGGCAGAGCGCTAcctccgcgtctcctccggccTGCCCGTCGATCCCGAGCACGGCGCCTCTTCCACCCACCAGGCCCCGACCGCTGGTTCTGGACCCCGGTACGACCCGactgaccccatggtcgcccagctccacctccaggccgccggcgtccagaacatcagggccctggtctccgtcctcctcgaccccgcgtcctcctcctacggccgctggtgggaccaggtcctcctcaccccccgccgctacgccctcaacgaccacgtcctcgtcgatcGAGGCGCGTGACGtgacgtggctgcgcctcgacagcgtcgccctgtcctggatcttcaggacctcgtcaggacacaTGGCGGCACCGtgcggcaggcctgggtggcgctcgaggggcagttcctcggcaacgccgagtaccgcgccctccagctcgacgccaccttccgcaccttcgtgcagggggacctctccgtcggtgagtactgccggcggatgaagagcatggccgatgctcttcacgacctcggggatccggtgtccgatcgggtcttggtgctcaatgtcctacggggactgagcagcacctacgaccacctgaagggctGGATCGCCCGCTAGAGGCCTttccccaccttcctgcaggttcgggacgacctcgccctcgaggagatcaccaggggtctcacGCCCGGATTgtcctcgcccacccccgccgcgctcaTTGCTACTCGTTgctgctcctgccacctccctaCTTGGTACTGCTCCCGCCGGGtagaccggaggagggggggcgtggacgtcgccggcgacggggtggtggtggcggcactggtggccctgcttctggtaGCACCGGTACGGgcgggggccgtcggggcgcgccgacaccggctccggctcccgctcctgcccctgccgctggaggtacgccctggccatccttcagcaacccatggtcagggcgcatctcgatgtggccgttccagggtccgggaggagggcccgtcctcagctccagccggcggccatgctcactggcgctgctccactcttcgcaCCGTCCtagaccccgcccgctcagcccagccagcagccggcctggcctggggggtgggaccaggccgctctggcgcagtccttcagcaccatgggactgacgccgccgaccagcaccgagtggatcgccgactcgggcgcctcgttccacaccactcccgatgctggtatcctctcttctgtccgacccccacactcctcttgtccttcttctatcatggttggtgatgggtcttgccttcctgtcaccgccgtgagttctgctcctcgtcttcctaatgttcttgttgctcctcaaatggttcacaaccttctttctattcgccagtttactgctgacaactcatgttctatcgaatttgactcctctagtcttactgtgaaggattcgacttcccggcgtccgctcctccgatgtgacagcccggggcccctttacactcttcggctccCTTCTTCCGCTGCTTCACCTTTggcttcttcgtcttctgcttttgccgtgacgccttcttccaccacctggcaccgccggcttggccACCCcagccgcgacgttttggctcagcttcgccgtagtaccgatgttccatgtactagggctcctgctgagcacctctgtcatgcgtgccagttaggtcgtcatgttagacttccgttttctttttcctcttcgcatgctgcgcatgcttttgatctcattcactgtgacctgtggacatctcctgtactcagcatatctggctatagatattatctggtcattgttgatgatttttctcattactcttggactttccctttgcgcgccaagtcttagaccttccccaccctcctccacttctttgcctgggtgtccactcagttcggcctcaccgttaaggcagtccagtgtgacaacgggcgggagttcgataactccacctcccggtctttctttctgtctcggggtgttcagctacatatgtcttgtccgtatacctctcctcagaacggcaagactgagcggatgattcgcacgacgaacgacgtcatgcgcacccttctgatccaggcttttctcccccgcgcttctgggctgagagcctccacaccgccacctacctgctcaaccgccttccgtccactgcttctcctgctcccactccacaccacgctcttttcggtacccctcctcgctacgaccaccttcgggtcttcgggtgtgcgtgttaccctaacacctccgccaccgcttctcacaagctggcgccccgatcggctcgttgtgtgttcctcgggtactcccctgaccacaaggggtaccgatgctttgacctcacctctcgccgcgtcctgatctcccggcacgtcgtcttcgacgagtcggatttcccctactccacctcctccacaccttcttctgatcccgagctgacgtctctgtttccgactgacccggtggttcagccaccgttacctgtctgtccttttcctgcaggttttcccggcgcaccggcaccgcttccggtgatccctgctgcgccgagcgcggccccggtgcccgcggtcgcgccacgcgcggccccgatgccttcccctgcacctgagcggtacgctcagccggtgcaggtgtaccggcgtcgctcggcgccgaacccggcgccgcaacggtacgctgagccggtgcaggtgtaccggcgtcgttcggcgtcgacaccggcgcctcctcctgctccagaggctcctgcgccgccgccactggagccgtcgccgccgccgccgcctacggctccctctcgagccgagccggaggtgtaccacccgccggtcatccatcgggatcctcggcatatccatcccatggtgactcgccGGATGGCGTTCctggccgcgactctctccgccaccgagggagaaccgagggtctctccggtaccctcctctgtccgcgacgccttggcggatcctcactggcgtcgcgcgatggaagaggagtacgcggctcttcttgccaaccagacgtgggacctcgtgccgcgtccgtctggttgcaatgtggtgactggcaagtggatttggacgcataagcgtcgggctgacggtacattggagcgctacaaggctcgctagGTTCTCcaggggttcactcagcggcctggtgtggactatgatgagaccttcagcccggtcgtgaagcctgctacggtgcgcacggtcctctcgcttgcgctctcgcgcacttggcctgtgcaccagctggacgtgaagaatgcgtttcttcacggcaccttgtcagagactggttactgctctcagcctgcgggatttgtggactcgagtcgtccggatatggtatgccggctcaacaagtctctctatggactgaagcaggctccacgggcttggtactctcggttcgcctcgttcttgctgacactggggttcaccgaggccaagtctgacatgtctctcttcatctaccgccgtggggatgagacagcgtatctgctgctatatgtcgatgacattgtgctcacagcttccagtaaacagttgcttcagagtgtcatctcctctctgcagcaggagttcgctatgaaggatctcggtcagctccaccacttcttgggcgtcactgttgagcctcgcccgtctggtcttctccttcaccagcggcggtacaccctcgatattctggagcgggctgggatgactgattgcaagccctgctccactccagtcgacactcaggcgaagctgtctgctgatctgggtgatccggtggctgatcctactgcctaccggagctttgcagtacctcaccttcaccaggccggacctcacctacgctgttcagcaggtctgtctccacatgcatgatccccgggagtcacaccttgctgcgcggaagcgtctcctccggtacgtccgtggcactgtggacctcggcctggtacttcaccgctcgtcctctgctaagctggtggtctacaccgacgctgactgggctggctgtccggacactcgtcgctccacctccggctacgccgtcttcctgggcgacaacctggtctcctggtcatccaagcggcagccggttgtctcccgctccagtgccgaggcggagtaccgggctgtcgctaacggcgtggcggaggcgtcctggctacgatagctcttggcggagctccacagcccgctcgccaagagtacgctcgtctactgcgacaacgtcagcgccgtgtatctctccaccaaccccgtccagcatcagcggacgaagcacgtggagatcgacctacacttcgtgcgcaacagagtcgccatcggcgatgttcgggtactccatgtcccgactacctcccagtttgctgacatcttcaccaaggacctgccctcctcgaccttctcggagtttcgatccagcctcaacgtagccgatggctagttgtggcttaggggggtatttgccctttgtactctcatcttgtccagtcttgaatacCGCTGCgacggttgttcagactgcggggggtgttagctttcttgttgtccagtccagagatggcagcggatcgggttcggtgcgggtatccgcgggtttcggtttttcgggtttcgggtttggtgttggtttttcgcccacggttttcaggttcgggttcgggtttggtttcgggttcggtttcgggttttggtttccacccgtggatatccaatggatatccgaaataaattatttggaattaaaactcatgttttataatatattaatgataatttgtttacttagactattaaatttattgaaagttgggtcatgaaaatatttattatttgttgcctcttgtttatatatgtgaatatgtgtatatttatctgcgggtttcgggtatccattcgggtttcgggtatccgcgggtttggttttggtgatggatttccacccgaatcggtttcgggttcgggttcgggtttcgatttcgggtttcggttttgggtgcacggagactccacccgatccgaacccgacccgttgccattcttagtccagtcttgaacaccgctgcgccggtagttcagactgcggggggggggggggggtgttagagtatattgagcccatgtgtatagaggcccatctagagtcCCATGTATAGGTTcaatatatacccacccatttagggttggaggaatacagcaACTATTCTCTCCATCAATATGACTAACAGCTTTCAGCAAAAAACCCACCTGCGGGACTTTGTTTCTCTTTCCATAAGCAGCAGTGCTGAAAAATGTCCAACACTCAGGTGTGCCTGTCTGCATTGGAAAAAGTTTACGGGTATTGTTGCCCATCCAAGAGAGAGAATCAACATCTCTTACAAACGCTCCTTCAAACACTCCGCGAGAATCATTATGCGGGATAGGAAGAGGATCTTCAAATGCTGCAAGGAGTGCCCAGACAGAACTGAGCTCTAGTCTCTGATCATTGAATGCATAAGACTCAGTAAGAAATTGGAAGATAAGGATATGTCTCGTGGGTCCAAATTTGTGCAACAGTCAATACCTTCATTTGCTTTGTAAGCAATGGTAATCCTGATGTAGAGAGCAGACGGTTGGCACATTTCCCTGATAAGTGTGTACCAAAAGGATCAGCTAGGAATACGATGTCATTTGAAAAGATTAGAAATTTGGTTTACCAAAAGAAGTTACACAGTTCCTGCTATGAAATCAGGGGAGCGCATAACTATGGTCTATGGACGTGTGGCATAAAAAATATGTGTTATCATGCAAATGCGATACTTAAGCAATACTAGTTTTTTTTAACATCatgctatttttttttaataatgtGAGCCATCTGGGTTGTCCAAAACATGTAGAGCTATAAAGAAAGATAGAGTGGAAAGGCTGAGCTTCAGAAGTTTACCGCCTAACTTCCGCAAAATGTGCAACATTATGCAATCGTGCTTTGCCTAAAGAAACAATATTTTCCTATTAGAAAGGAATCTGTACTGACCATTATGAGCTATCACAATTGCATCATATTCACCACGAGGCTTTTCATTTTCAAACAAGTGCCACAGGCCATTGAACGGCTCAAGTTTGCTTATCCAACAAGGCCGCACAACTTTAATCATATCAGTCTGCACAGTGATACATGTGATTCAGCAATTGAATGGGCATTCAGCAGCCAAGTAAAGAAATGAAAGAACTCAAGATTCAGCAAACCATTGAGTTGTATTTCATGCgacttggatttttttttatatactTAGCATGCAATTTGGATTGAACTCTGAAAACAAAATCAGAACAGGTCTCTTGGGCAGGATATGATCATGCAAGTGCAATGAATCACGGTTCAGGTAACTGAATCACTAAAGTCTACAACTATGCAACAGTGATTCATTTTTTCCCcctttatataaaaaaatgaatCATTTCTAACTGATCTTTCAAAAAATCAAAGAAACATGTCATACTACACTTCCCTGGAGCTTGCATCAGGTGGAGATGGATATACCTCAGGCAGCATTGCATCTGCAAGTGAGCGCATCCCGTTAACACCGATGTACCTCGGTGTCGACGAAGGTATGGGCGTGAAACGGCCACCGGCTTCGAGCTCGCCGATCAAGCCACTCCACTCACGGAGCAGCCCTCTGTCGAGCCACTCGTCCACCAGCCTCTGGAACCGCTCGTCGCTCGCGGTGAAGAACTGCGCCGCGTGGTCGAACACCAGCTGCTCGCCGCCATCGACGAATCTGGTCGCCATCCTGCCCCCTAGGCCGTGCATCCCCTGCGTCAGCAGCGTGCCTGTGCCGGTGAGCATCGCGGGCTAGCGGATGGGGtgcagaggagggggagggaaggTAGGGGACAAAGGGGCGACTCGAACCGTGTCGAAGACGACGGAGCGGACGCAGCGGGCAGCGAGCGCGGACGCGCAGGCGAGtccggaggcgccgccgccgatgacgGCGACGGTGGGGTCGGCGGGGACGGGGGTGGAGAACACCACCTGCTCCTGGTGGAAGCTCTTCTTGATGGCCGACCGCCGCGAGAACCCGGGCTTCCCGCGCCGCACCCGCCGCGGGgccgcgcccccgctgccggaAGAGGCGGCCACCACTCTGGCGAGGCGGGCCGCCGGGAGCGCGGTGGCAGGGACgacgaggggaggcggcggcatcACGGCTGTTCGACGAAATGCGAGAGCGCGAACCGTACCGTTATCTCTTTACGGGGGCTTTTTCGTTTATGATAATACGAATATGTTTACAGGGGTTGGGTTTTTATTCTTCTTCGGTTGACTGAAAACAGACTCGTTCAATTCTAATCTAACTGTAAAAATAATTCAGCTAGTATTTATCCAAGTTCATTGTATAAGTCGACGACAATCGGAAAAATTATAATTAACGCTAAGaagcaatatttttttctctctgcTGTTTTTCTTGATGCTGCGGAGAAAGTTGAGATGAAACTCCTGCCAAATTTGCAGAAACTGTTCTAGTGATAACGAGTAAGTAATTAGTTCAATTAGTACAAAGCATGACATAGGCTTTATAGAAACAGGCGTTGAGCTAAAGCTCAATTATAAGCTAGGAAACAAGCTAAAGAGAGCTTAAACAGGCTTAGCCGTTGGGTTTCCGTAACCTAACTCGAAGCGCGTCCTTTAACGATCGTGCTAGAAGCCAAAGATCCACCGGCCCAGGGCCACGAGCGCCGGCTCCCGCTTCTCCTCCCGCGGCGCGCGGCACGCCGCCTCCGGGTCCCACCGCCAGGACTCGTCGCGCCGGTGGCCCTGGCTCCAGCGCCGGCTCCACCGCCCGGAGAGGGACGACGCGGACGCGGAGGGGGCGAGGTTGTCGCGGTCGCGGTGCTCTCCCGGCCTCCCCGCCAGGGCTTCTTCGCCGGGGGCTGCCACCGCGGCTGGCGTCGCCGACttggccgcagccgccgccggatcccggCGCCACGAGTCGTCGTGACGGAGGCTGTGGCTGCGGCGGCCCTGGCTCAGCCGCTCGCTCCACCGACCGGAGAGGGACGACGCCGAGGTGGCGACGCGGTCGAGGTACTCGCCCAGCCACCCGCGGGAACCCACCTCCTCCGCCAGAGCTTCGCCGGgggcagccggcgccgctgggGCCGCGGTGCTCGGCCTGGCCGCCGCGGGGCGGACGATGCGGGACACGATGGCCTCGACCTCCTCGTCGACGCGGTAGTCGAAGGAGCCGCCGAGCGAGTAGGTGCGGCGGGGGTCGTCGCCGCCCGCGGCGCAGGAGGATCGGCGGTTGCTGATGCCGAGCTCGACGCGGAAGCTCATGTTGCCCGCCCGCGAGCCGAGCGGCTcctggcccgcggcggcggggaggggcgggAGCGGGAACGAGACGGCGCTGCGGCAGATCGGGCAGACCGGGTTGGTGCGGAGCCACGCGTCGATGCAGGCGGCGTGGAACGCGTGGCGGCACGCCGGGAGCAGCCGCAGCCCGGCGTCGGGCTCGAACGCCGCGAGGCAGACCGCGCAGTCGGGGGAGTTTTTTGgcagcgccgccagcgccgACGCCATGGTGAACAGGGGCAGCGACGCGATCAGGCGCTCcatgccgccgtcgcccgcgcctGCCCCCCgcagctccacctccacctcctgccGCTCCCTCGCCGAAGGCGCCTCCCcccgcctcaccgccgccgcgatcctcctcgccgccccagcctccgcctccacctgctCCGTCCCCGCCGCGGCGGTCCTCGTGGCCTCCCCTGCCTCCGCCAACTCCCTCCCCGCCAcgccggccctcctcgccgcctctcCCTGCTCCACCTCCGCCATGCGTCCCGGacgcgacgacgacgatgacgccccgcggcggaggaggcagcggagcAGCACGATCGCGGCGATGGCAAACAGGAGCAAGCCACCGATGATGAGCAGCGCGGACTtgagggacggcggcggcggggtgtcgtcgtcggccgccaggggcgcgggcggcggcgccattgaTTGTGAAGTGGAGGCGAAATTGAGGAAGCGAATCGAAGGAGGGGTTTGAAATTTCGAATGCAGCGGGTTGTCACGCCATGACACATTAGGAAGGGAATTTCCAAATTCCATTGGGAAAAACTAGTACATACAAATCTGCTAGTTGCATTAATTCTGTTATCTCAATTCGAGTCTATGTGCCCAgataaggccagtctcagtggaggATTATTATCGTATAGTAACTGAGTTGGAGGAGTGTTATATTGATGACACTCCGCTCATATCTCGTGAAACTCCAGCTCCTCTCTTCATAATGAAACTGTCATATCACCAAATTTAATATCCATAACAATCCTATGACACTCGTCGAGACTGGCCTAACCCCATATGAGGTCAAGTAATTAATGTGATTGCCATGATATTATCTTGCCAAGTAATGTGAGCTGTTGCTTGCTCTGTGGACACTCAACAGTATCCCAATTTTCACATAACTATGGATGCTCTATTTCTTCATAATACAAATTCCAAACAAAGAGCACCACAGATACGCTTCGTCTCATCTAATAATCTTTCAGATAGCCTTGATCACTATTATACGCCGTGTGTTCCTATAACTCTGTATGCACCAGAGAAGGACCAAGTGGACAAATAAACTTCAAATGAAGAGTCGCTAGCTTAACCGTACCAGCTTTTAGCAAAAATTTTACATCAACGGTGCATGTACATTCTGCAGGTAACAAACAATATACCAGCTCCTGGGAACAAAACCCAGCTCAATAGCTCATCATTTACAAGCTATCGGTTCAAAATCATCAACTGTAGTTCATCAtatatgggcggcgccagctgAGCTTCAGCTACTTGTGGGCTTCTGGAAGTCGAAACCGGAAAATGGCAGATATCATGACCTTGAACTTGGTCAAAATTCAATCTTAAACCCTTCAGAACTTCATGACTCACCAAGCACAAGCAGTCAGCTATCTgcattaaaaagaaaaattggacCAGGGCGTAATCAACAGTATTAAACTGGCGCTGATAATTTCGTACTGGTAAGTGGTAACATAACATTAGCATAAACTGATCATATTCGTGTAAATGTACAATGTTCTAGCTTCTAAGAAAGAGCAAAGGATATGTTACATGGTTTGCAAGACGCATACTGCTGCCTCAATGGTCGAGCCTGCAAGGCAGTCCCACACAGATGCCTTGCCTGCTCGTCCGTTGGGGGTCCAATATGATCGATAAACCCCAAACCAAGTTCTAATCCATCAGGCATATCTTTCTTACTTTTATCTACTGTGCCTTTGGGGCATTTTTCCTGTATTTAATAGTTAATTTCCATTTAGAAGAATCAACCGATAAAGCCTGGAACATGTATTTTAACTATTAGGTGGCTGTTGGCACAAGCGAATCATAATAAAAGTAGAAACTACCGAACAATTTCAGCTAATACCTCTTCCATAAGCAGCAGTGCTGAAAGATGTCCGGCACTCAGGTGCATGGGACAAAGTCAGTAGCTAATGTTGGCAATCAAATGCTGCAAATACCCACATAGAACAGAGCTCAGTTTCTGATCATGGAAGGTGTAGAACTCAGTAAGAAACTGGAGGGGAAGATTATACATCTCCTTAGAATAGAAATCTTGCAATAGAACACCTTCATTTCGTCTTGGGATCAGTAATCGTAAAACCCAATGTAGAGAGCAGAGGGTTGGCGCAATTTCCAAACCCCAGTGTGTAAAAGACGGATCAGCTATGCCCATACTGTTTTCCTCCTCTCATCCTTTGTGCATTCTACTATGGCCTGCTTACTGCTCTTGTTGTAAACTAATAATCTTATCTCTAAGTGCAAGAACAAATCTCTTATAGAAATCTCTTGATGGAAGTCCAACACCAAGATACTGTTCAGGATTGGCAATAATACATACACTTTACAGTTATTTCCACAGATTTTATATGACTGTAAAGGGACCAGAAATTGGAAAAGGCTGCCCCCCGGAACTTCACTTTCTGACAGGGATATTCACCAACTCACCAGCTACATACGTAACATGTTTTTCTTAATATGTTTGACTGATGGTAGCATAAAAATATAAGATGGGAGTGTTGATGTGGCTGAGGCACAGAACATTCTCACAAACACTGAAGAACACAACTGTTGATGCTTGGAAATGCTTTTGAGACTGCTAGCTCCTGGCTGTAGCGCTGCAGGATGTATGAAGAAGAATATGTTAGTGCAAAATAACACAGAGGCAAGCATCTCTTGGCAGTTCTCAAATAAGTCAATTAAATTCTCCTTTTTTAGAGAGAAAATTTCCTGGATAATGGGTGACCACTACCTTACTATCATTACGAAATTGGAACAAAGCTCTGATTTTCTAATCCAGCATCTTGCCTAATAAGGAGGGAAACGTTGGGGAAAAAATATTCCACACAAAATCTTATAAATTGTTAAGTATCAGAGTACCTAAGTTGCAAGTCGCATGGCTCTGTATATCATACATATTCTGCCTTCAATGCACTCCATCAGATGCACAAATCTTTGGTCCAAAGAGAAGATCTACAAGATCCAACAAGAGTGTATGCACACTATAAAATACAGTCGGAAAACTAGGCAGTGCTGCCCTACTTATATTATGTTCAAATGCACTACAGAATGTTACAATGTCACAAGAGTGAATGAACACATGACAGAACgcaaaatgtaattaaaaaagCCAACCAACAATGACATCAAACTGAATCTGCTGTTACCATCTCAGTACATACCACAGCCATAAACTTGATGCAGTAGCACCCGTTTGCGCCGTCCAATTTGAGGAGGCATGTACACATTTCCAATAACTACCAAAACAAGAACAAACTACAAAGTTAGTGTATTTGTTTATTGATGAAAGAGTACTTGACTTGAAATCTGCATCAAGCTTGGCAACTGCTTGCAACA containing:
- the LOC120666822 gene encoding E3 ubiquitin-protein ligase ATL4-like; this encodes MAEVEQGEAARRAGVAGRELAEAGEATRTAAAGTEQVEAEAGAARRIAAAVRRGEAPSARERQEVEVELRGAGAGDGGMERLIASLPLFTMASALAALPKNSPDCAVCLAAFEPDAGLRLLPACRHAFHAACIDAWLRTNPVCPICRSAVSFPLPPLPAAAGQEPLGSRAGNMSFRVELGISNRRSSCAAGGDDPRRTYSLGGSFDYRVDEEVEAIVSRIVRPAAARPSTAAPAAPAAPGEALAEEVGSRGWLGEYLDRVATSASSLSGRWSERLSQGRRSHSLRHDDSWRRDPAAAAAKSATPAAVAAPGEEALAGRPGEHRDRDNLAPSASASSLSGRWSRRWSQGHRRDESWRWDPEAACRAPREEKREPALVALGRWIFGF
- the LOC120666819 gene encoding renalase-like — translated: MPPPPLVVPATALPAARLARVVAASSGSGGAAPRRVRRGKPGFSRRSAIKKSFHQEQVVFSTPVPADPTVAVIGGGASGLACASALAARCVRSVVFDTGMHGLGGRMATRFVDGGEQLVFDHAAQFFTASDERFQRLVDEWLDRGLLREWSGLIGELEAGGRFTPIPSSTPRYIGVNGMRSLADAMLPETDMIKVVRPCWISKLEPFNGLWHLFENEKPRGEYDAIVIAHNGKCANRLLSTSGLPLLTKQMKRLELSSVWALLAAFEDPLPIPHNDSRGVFEGAFVRDVDSLSWMGNNTRKLFPMQTGTPECWTFFSTAAYGKRNKVPQENIPKVTAEKVKEDMLGGVEHALGLAKGSFQQPIYTRVQLWGAALPMNTPGVPCIFDPLGRAGICGDWLTGSSIEAAILSGTSLANHIANFFVSQGERSEEFAIGLHENLNQVEGHDIGQFPGIDSQKPQVAQAQKPLVAQALLTPSI